From Pseudomonas vanderleydeniana, the proteins below share one genomic window:
- a CDS encoding methionine ABC transporter permease produces the protein MNRTIDWNEIFQLVLNATGETLYMVLLAGLFTLLIGLPLGVLLFVTRRHGLYPLPRLNSSLAALVNLGRSLPFVVMLIALIPLTRLIVGTTLGSTAAVVPITIGAFPFFARIVESALDEVEKGRIEAILSMGGDIRHVIFKVLLPESLPALLAGVTLTVVMLIGFSSMAGVIGGGGLGDLAIRYGYQRFNNEVMVATVVVLVILVQGVQSLGDRLVRSLAHRR, from the coding sequence ATGAACCGTACGATCGACTGGAACGAGATCTTCCAACTGGTACTCAACGCCACGGGGGAAACGCTCTACATGGTGCTCCTGGCGGGGTTGTTCACCTTGCTGATCGGTCTGCCGCTGGGGGTGTTGCTGTTCGTCACCCGCCGCCATGGCCTGTATCCGCTGCCGCGGCTGAACAGCAGCCTGGCGGCGCTGGTCAACCTGGGGCGGTCACTGCCGTTCGTGGTGATGCTGATTGCGCTGATTCCGCTGACCCGGTTGATTGTCGGCACCACCCTGGGCAGCACGGCCGCCGTAGTGCCGATCACCATCGGTGCCTTTCCGTTCTTTGCCCGTATCGTCGAAAGTGCCCTGGATGAGGTCGAAAAGGGGCGAATCGAGGCCATTCTATCCATGGGCGGCGATATCCGTCACGTGATCTTCAAGGTGCTGCTGCCCGAGTCGCTGCCGGCGTTACTGGCCGGTGTCACGCTGACCGTGGTGATGCTGATCGGTTTTTCGTCCATGGCCGGGGTCATCGGCGGTGGCGGGCTGGGGGACCTGGCCATCCGCTACGGCTACCAGCGTTTCAACAACGAAGTCATGGTCGCCACGGTGGTGGTCCTGGTCATCCTGGTGCAGGGCGTACAGAGCCTGGGCGATCGCCTGGTGCGCTCCCTGGCCCATCGGCGCTGA
- a CDS encoding helix-turn-helix domain-containing protein gives MNAQDPSRFLASVDEHALELNHLATLEEDSICARVAQNLQRLRGKHHLSLDALARQCGVSRAMLAQIESGRSVPSIKVLCKIAKGLKVSVAAFLEHRAFEGVAVLSASQSKRLVSANGSFVSRALFPFDVARQSEFYELRLSPLGEEESAGHGPGVQENLVVSQGVLEISLNEERYLLSPGDSILFYADQPHRYRNPADSEAVAYLVVTHPERPD, from the coding sequence GTGAATGCACAAGACCCTTCGCGGTTCCTGGCCAGTGTTGATGAACACGCCCTGGAGCTGAACCACCTGGCAACGCTCGAGGAAGACTCGATTTGTGCCCGGGTCGCCCAGAACCTGCAACGTCTACGCGGCAAGCACCACCTTTCCCTGGACGCCCTCGCCCGCCAATGCGGCGTCAGCCGGGCGATGCTGGCGCAGATCGAGTCCGGTCGCAGCGTGCCGTCGATCAAGGTGCTGTGCAAGATCGCCAAGGGCCTGAAGGTGTCGGTCGCCGCCTTCCTCGAACATCGTGCCTTCGAAGGCGTCGCCGTGCTTTCGGCCAGCCAGAGCAAACGCCTGGTCAGTGCCAACGGCAGCTTTGTCAGTCGCGCGCTGTTTCCTTTCGACGTGGCTCGTCAATCGGAATTCTACGAACTGCGCCTGAGCCCGCTGGGTGAAGAAGAATCCGCGGGCCACGGCCCGGGCGTCCAGGAAAACCTGGTGGTGTCCCAGGGCGTACTGGAGATCAGCCTGAACGAGGAGCGCTACCTGCTCTCACCCGGCGACTCGATCCTGTTCTACGCCGACCAGCCGCACCGTTATCGCAATCCGGCCGACAGTGAAGCGGTGGCCTACCTGGTGGTGACCCACCCCGAACGCCCGGACTGA
- a CDS encoding GNAT family N-acetyltransferase — protein MFTLTHLQTPPPESIRSQILQMVVDYFTDISQVALPPSNPLYNLYQYGVGYEVHLYLDAMDGSKGIPAELIVALDADEPSQVLGFVLYLPARDDPQACAVAYMAVRADRRRQGVARAMLERMFEHYPHAELACAPGKVPHFEAMGFQVLAARGPQVLMNTRDHGTDGLIAVIDVAPIYSSKEVRQIHAYLLQQHGRKAMAEAEKKRDRHLDQMTRQASALVLERLG, from the coding sequence ATGTTCACGCTTACCCACCTGCAAACCCCGCCCCCCGAATCGATCAGGAGCCAGATCCTGCAGATGGTGGTCGATTACTTCACCGACATCAGCCAGGTCGCGCTGCCCCCGAGCAATCCGCTGTACAACCTCTATCAGTACGGGGTCGGCTACGAGGTGCATCTTTACCTGGATGCCATGGACGGCAGCAAGGGAATCCCGGCAGAACTCATCGTGGCCCTGGATGCAGATGAGCCGTCGCAGGTGCTGGGCTTTGTGCTGTATCTACCGGCCAGGGACGATCCTCAAGCCTGTGCCGTGGCCTACATGGCCGTCAGGGCCGATCGTCGCCGGCAGGGCGTGGCGCGGGCGATGCTCGAGCGGATGTTCGAGCACTATCCCCATGCCGAGCTCGCCTGTGCCCCCGGCAAGGTGCCGCATTTCGAGGCGATGGGTTTCCAGGTGCTGGCCGCGCGCGGTCCACAGGTGCTGATGAATACCCGTGACCACGGTACCGACGGCCTGATTGCGGTGATCGATGTGGCGCCGATCTACAGCTCCAAGGAGGTTCGGCAGATTCACGCCTACCTGTTGCAGCAGCATGGCCGCAAGGCGATGGCCGAAGCGGAGAAAAAACGCGACCGTCACCTTGACCAGATGACGCGCCAGGCCAGTGCACTGGTCCTGGAGCGCCTTGGCTGA
- a CDS encoding CAP domain-containing protein, whose translation MRTLFSNLRLTLLALGLAASANALASDETQLLQSINSYRGQVQRCGGQASLELPPLAADPRLVLPPDSPGDLQQALSRAAYPMVNVQAISLSGPRDADAAMKAVRESFCRVVLDPQFVDIGVSRQGNDWRIVLARPLLTARLGDSQAEGQKLLEMINTARSQPRQCGGQSFAASAPLAWNALLASAAEGHSRNMANSNFFDHQDREGHTPGDRAELAGYIAQQIGENIAAGQDSGRKVVDGWLASPGHCANLMNPQFHEMGGAYAVDPKSDSGIYWTALFGTQQ comes from the coding sequence ATGCGCACCCTGTTTTCCAACCTGCGTCTTACCCTGCTCGCACTGGGGCTGGCAGCCAGCGCCAACGCCCTGGCCAGCGACGAAACGCAACTGCTGCAGTCGATCAACAGCTACCGCGGCCAGGTCCAGCGCTGTGGTGGCCAAGCCTCGCTGGAACTGCCGCCCCTGGCCGCGGACCCACGCCTGGTCCTGCCGCCTGACAGCCCGGGCGACCTGCAACAGGCGTTGTCGCGCGCGGCCTACCCGATGGTCAATGTCCAGGCGATCAGCCTGTCCGGGCCACGGGATGCCGATGCGGCGATGAAAGCGGTACGCGAGAGTTTCTGCCGGGTGGTACTCGACCCGCAGTTCGTCGACATCGGGGTCAGCCGCCAGGGCAACGACTGGCGCATCGTCCTGGCACGCCCGCTGTTGACGGCACGCCTGGGCGATTCCCAGGCCGAGGGACAGAAGTTGCTGGAAATGATCAATACCGCCCGCAGCCAACCGCGTCAGTGTGGTGGCCAGTCCTTCGCCGCCAGCGCGCCATTGGCCTGGAATGCCCTGCTGGCCAGCGCCGCCGAGGGCCATAGTCGCAACATGGCCAACAGCAATTTTTTCGATCACCAGGATCGTGAGGGCCACACGCCCGGCGACCGGGCAGAACTGGCGGGCTACATTGCCCAGCAGATCGGCGAGAACATCGCCGCCGGACAGGACAGCGGGCGCAAGGTGGTCGACGGCTGGCTCGCCAGTCCCGGGCACTGCGCCAACCTGATGAATCCGCAGTTCCACGAAATGGGCGGCGCCTATGCGGTCGACCCCAAGAGTGATTCAGGCATCTACTGGACGGCGCTGTTCGGCACCCAGCAGTAA
- a CDS encoding cell wall hydrolase: MRLNWIVACLVVVFTSEAALALAEQSAPQPQVVIDKAEALEQKAAEKESPAAEPKAPILTKVETQVVDPAGDAAVADTITCLSRTIYWEAKGGQPADMEAVASVVLNRLGHEGFPGTICEVVKQGSEKKACQFSWWCDGRPDDVQEEDRYAVAKEIARKALNQQLKDRTNGAMYFHDRSVSPDWVRQYIRTAETGKFLFYKPRDDKAK, encoded by the coding sequence ATGCGTCTGAACTGGATCGTCGCGTGTCTTGTTGTTGTCTTTACCAGCGAAGCGGCCCTCGCGCTCGCCGAGCAATCCGCCCCCCAGCCGCAAGTCGTCATCGACAAGGCCGAGGCCCTGGAGCAGAAGGCCGCGGAAAAGGAGAGCCCGGCGGCGGAACCCAAGGCGCCGATCCTGACCAAGGTCGAGACCCAGGTGGTGGATCCGGCCGGTGATGCGGCGGTGGCCGACACCATCACCTGTCTGTCGCGGACCATTTATTGGGAGGCCAAGGGTGGGCAACCGGCCGACATGGAGGCGGTGGCCAGCGTCGTGCTCAATCGCCTCGGTCACGAAGGTTTTCCCGGGACTATCTGCGAGGTGGTCAAGCAGGGCTCGGAGAAAAAGGCCTGCCAGTTTTCCTGGTGGTGCGATGGTCGCCCCGACGATGTCCAAGAAGAAGATCGCTATGCGGTTGCCAAGGAAATCGCCCGCAAGGCGCTCAACCAGCAGCTCAAGGACCGCACCAACGGCGCCATGTACTTTCATGACCGCAGTGTCAGCCCGGATTGGGTCAGGCAGTACATCCGTACCGCCGAGACCGGCAAGTTCCTGTTCTACAAACCTCGGGACGACAAGGCGAAATAG
- a CDS encoding methyl-accepting chemotaxis protein, with amino-acid sequence MAAAASEMTASIEEITRHAARALSMANQAESLAKNGGKVIHQVVSDMDDIARSAQHSAQVIRTLDKESEAIFGIIQVIKGIADQTNLLALNAAIEAARAGEQGRGFAVVADEVRGLAGRTSASTQEIADMVLRIQHSTREAVNSMEAGVAQVDKGMAVTAEVERAISEILEATLHTSELVNDISRTIGEQSLASNEIAHQVEKIADMSTGNNQIIGQTAASTDQLSSLAGQLSQSVDRFRL; translated from the coding sequence ATGGCCGCCGCGGCCAGCGAAATGACTGCAAGTATCGAAGAGATTACCCGCCACGCGGCGCGGGCCCTGAGCATGGCCAACCAGGCCGAGTCGCTGGCCAAGAATGGTGGGAAGGTGATCCACCAGGTGGTCAGTGACATGGATGACATCGCCCGTTCGGCCCAACACTCGGCACAGGTCATCCGTACGCTGGACAAGGAGTCCGAGGCGATCTTCGGCATTATCCAGGTGATCAAGGGGATCGCTGACCAGACCAACCTCCTGGCGCTCAACGCGGCCATCGAGGCGGCCCGCGCCGGTGAGCAGGGGCGGGGTTTTGCGGTGGTAGCCGATGAGGTGCGCGGCCTGGCAGGGCGTACCAGCGCCTCGACCCAGGAGATTGCCGACATGGTGCTGCGTATCCAGCACAGCACCCGCGAAGCCGTCAACAGCATGGAGGCGGGGGTGGCCCAGGTCGACAAGGGCATGGCAGTGACGGCGGAGGTCGAGCGCGCCATCAGTGAGATCCTCGAGGCAACCCTGCATACCAGCGAGCTGGTCAACGATATCTCGCGAACCATCGGCGAACAGAGCCTGGCGAGCAATGAAATTGCCCATCAGGTGGAAAAGATCGCCGATATGTCCACCGGCAATAATCAGATCATTGGCCAGACAGCGGCGAGCACCGATCAGTTGTCCAGCCTGGCCGGACAACTGTCGCAATCGGTGGACCGTTTTCGGCTCTGA
- the yghX gene encoding YghX family hydrolase, with amino-acid sequence MERLTAKDFAPELLELYDYYVHGRINRREFIDRAAKFTLGTMAAASVLAALSPNYALAEQVPFTDPDIVAEYITYPSPKGHQQVRGYLVRPAKVSGKVPAVVVVHENRGLNPYIEDVARRAAKAGFIALAPDGLSSVGGYPGNDEKGVALQKTVDPEKLMNDFFAAIEWLMKHEASTGKVGITGFCYGGGVANAAAVAYPELSAAVPFYGRQPKAEDVPRIKAPLLLHYAELDKGITDGWPAYEQALKANGKVYEAHIYQGVNHGFHNDSTPRYDEAAAKLAWDRTVAWFRRYLA; translated from the coding sequence ATGGAACGTCTCACCGCGAAAGACTTTGCCCCCGAATTGCTGGAACTCTACGACTACTACGTCCACGGCAGGATCAACCGGCGGGAGTTCATCGACCGGGCAGCCAAGTTCACCCTGGGGACCATGGCAGCCGCCAGCGTACTGGCGGCGCTCAGCCCGAACTACGCGCTGGCCGAGCAGGTGCCCTTCACCGATCCGGATATCGTCGCCGAATACATCACCTACCCTTCACCCAAGGGGCATCAGCAGGTCAGGGGTTATCTCGTGCGTCCGGCCAAGGTCAGCGGCAAGGTACCGGCGGTCGTCGTGGTACACGAGAACCGTGGCCTGAATCCCTATATCGAAGATGTCGCGCGGCGTGCGGCCAAGGCCGGCTTCATCGCCCTGGCGCCCGACGGCCTGTCCTCGGTCGGTGGCTACCCCGGCAACGATGAAAAAGGTGTCGCGCTACAGAAAACCGTCGACCCCGAGAAACTGATGAACGACTTCTTCGCCGCCATCGAGTGGCTGATGAAACATGAGGCCAGTACCGGCAAGGTCGGCATCACCGGTTTCTGCTACGGCGGCGGGGTTGCCAACGCGGCCGCCGTAGCCTATCCCGAGCTCAGTGCGGCGGTGCCGTTCTATGGTCGCCAACCCAAGGCCGAAGACGTGCCCCGGATCAAGGCCCCCCTGTTGCTGCACTATGCCGAACTGGACAAGGGCATCACCGATGGCTGGCCGGCCTACGAACAGGCCTTGAAAGCCAACGGCAAAGTCTACGAGGCGCATATCTACCAGGGCGTCAACCACGGTTTCCATAACGACTCCACGCCTCGCTACGACGAGGCCGCCGCCAAGCTGGCCTGGGATCGAACCGTGGCCTGGTTCCGGCGTTACCTGGCCTGA
- the pstB gene encoding phosphate ABC transporter ATP-binding protein PstB has protein sequence MKTRDLASENTKIRVRGLEFFYNNQRSLKSIDLDIPEKRITAIIGPSGCGKSTMLRVFNRIYSMYPKQEARGEVLLNGENILAPGYSMNRLRSQVGMVFQKPVPFPMSIYENIAYAVRHHEKLSRHEMDERVEQALHGAALWNEVKDKLKQSAQGLSGGQQQRLCIARTIALRPQVLLLDEPTSALDPISTGRIEQLVTELKEQYTVIIVTHNMQQAARVSDYTAFMFMGELIEHDATDSIFTHPKMKQTEDYITGRFG, from the coding sequence ATGAAGACCCGTGACCTTGCCAGCGAGAACACCAAGATTCGCGTTCGTGGCCTGGAGTTTTTCTACAACAACCAGCGGTCGCTGAAGTCCATCGACCTGGATATCCCGGAGAAACGCATCACGGCCATCATCGGCCCTTCGGGTTGCGGCAAGTCGACCATGCTGCGGGTGTTCAACCGCATCTATTCGATGTACCCGAAACAGGAAGCCCGTGGCGAAGTGCTGCTCAACGGCGAGAACATCCTTGCGCCCGGCTACTCCATGAACCGCCTGCGCAGCCAGGTCGGCATGGTGTTCCAGAAGCCGGTACCGTTCCCGATGTCGATCTACGAGAACATCGCCTACGCCGTGCGTCACCACGAGAAGCTGTCGCGTCATGAAATGGATGAGCGGGTCGAACAGGCCCTGCACGGCGCGGCCTTGTGGAACGAGGTCAAGGACAAGCTCAAGCAGAGCGCCCAGGGCCTCTCCGGCGGCCAGCAACAGCGCCTGTGCATCGCCCGCACCATCGCCCTGCGCCCGCAGGTCCTGCTGCTGGACGAGCCGACCTCGGCCCTGGACCCGATCTCCACCGGTCGTATCGAACAGTTGGTCACCGAGCTCAAGGAGCAGTACACCGTGATCATCGTCACCCACAACATGCAGCAGGCTGCGCGGGTGTCGGACTACACGGCGTTCATGTTCATGGGCGAGCTGATCGAACATGATGCTACCGACTCGATCTTCACCCATCCGAAAATGAAACAGACTGAAGACTACATCACCGGTCGTTTCGGCTGA
- the pstA gene encoding phosphate ABC transporter permease PstA: MTGNERLYRNRALKNRIAMVLSCGATLFGLTWLVWILLTTVINGFEALNLRLFTDMTPPPGTEGGLANAFYGSALMSLIALLVGTPIGLMAGVWLAEFARHSRLGAVVRFINDILLSAPSIVLGLFIYTGVILPMNILSNHQIGFSAIAGALTLALLVIPVVVRTTDEMLQLQPSTMREAALALGVPQWKLTLQIVLRAAKAGVITGVLLALARITGETAPLLFTAFGNQFWSSNLLKPIASVPVVIFQYAMSPFEDWHSLAWAGALVLTLFVLLLSLLSRLILLRNRLT; this comes from the coding sequence ATGACAGGCAACGAACGTCTTTATCGCAACCGCGCCCTCAAGAACCGTATCGCCATGGTCCTGAGTTGCGGTGCCACCCTGTTTGGCCTGACCTGGCTGGTGTGGATTCTCCTGACCACCGTCATCAACGGTTTCGAAGCCCTCAACCTGCGGCTGTTCACCGACATGACGCCACCGCCGGGCACCGAAGGCGGCCTGGCGAATGCGTTCTACGGCAGTGCACTGATGTCGCTGATCGCCTTGCTGGTCGGTACGCCGATCGGCCTGATGGCCGGTGTCTGGCTGGCCGAGTTCGCCCGCCATTCGCGCCTGGGCGCCGTGGTGCGCTTCATCAACGACATCCTGCTGTCGGCACCGTCGATCGTGCTGGGGCTGTTCATCTACACCGGCGTGATCCTGCCGATGAACATCCTGAGCAACCACCAGATCGGTTTCTCCGCCATTGCCGGTGCCCTGACCCTGGCCCTGCTGGTGATCCCGGTGGTGGTCCGCACGACCGACGAAATGCTCCAGCTGCAACCCTCGACCATGCGCGAAGCCGCGTTGGCGCTGGGCGTACCGCAGTGGAAGCTGACCCTGCAGATCGTCTTGCGCGCGGCCAAGGCCGGCGTAATCACCGGCGTGCTGTTGGCCCTGGCCCGTATCACCGGCGAAACCGCCCCGCTGCTGTTCACCGCCTTCGGCAACCAGTTCTGGAGCAGCAACCTGCTCAAGCCGATCGCCAGCGTTCCAGTGGTGATCTTCCAGTACGCAATGAGCCCGTTCGAGGACTGGCACTCGCTGGCCTGGGCCGGCGCCCTGGTACTGACCCTGTTCGTCCTGCTGCTCAGTTTGCTGTCCCGATTGATCCTTTTGCGTAATAGGCTGACCTGA
- the pstC gene encoding phosphate ABC transporter permease subunit PstC yields MNDSVQPLALSTYSSDVAGEERAARDHRHDLWFKRTMFGAAMLVLILLASIAASTLWGGSLAFKTFGLDFLTSTEWDAVNNHFGALVPIYGTLVTSFLALLIAVPVSFGIAIFLTEVAPPWLRMPVASAVELLAGIPSIIYGMWGLFVFGPFMAEHLAPWINDYLGALPLVGPLFQGPPLGIGMLTAGIVLAIMITPFITSVMHEVFRSVPTTLKESAYALGGTTWEVVWDIVLPYTRSAVVGGVFLGLGRALGETMAVTFVLGNAQQFSASLLMPSSSIASIIANEFSEAYTDLHRSALIGLGFLLFVVTFFVLALARLMLMRLSRKEGL; encoded by the coding sequence ATGAACGACTCCGTGCAACCTCTGGCCTTGTCCACCTACAGCAGCGACGTGGCCGGTGAAGAACGGGCCGCCCGCGATCACCGGCATGACCTGTGGTTCAAGCGAACCATGTTCGGCGCCGCCATGCTGGTGCTGATCCTGCTGGCAAGCATCGCAGCCTCCACCCTGTGGGGTGGCAGCCTCGCCTTCAAGACCTTCGGTCTCGACTTCCTGACCAGCACCGAATGGGATGCGGTCAATAATCACTTTGGCGCGCTGGTACCGATCTACGGCACCCTCGTGACCTCCTTCCTGGCCTTGCTGATCGCCGTTCCCGTGAGCTTCGGCATCGCGATCTTCCTCACCGAAGTCGCGCCGCCCTGGCTGCGCATGCCGGTTGCCTCGGCAGTCGAGCTGCTGGCCGGGATTCCCTCGATCATCTACGGCATGTGGGGCCTGTTCGTCTTCGGTCCGTTCATGGCCGAACACCTGGCCCCGTGGATCAATGACTACCTCGGCGCTCTGCCGCTGGTAGGGCCGCTGTTCCAGGGCCCGCCCCTGGGCATCGGCATGCTCACCGCCGGCATCGTCCTGGCCATCATGATCACCCCCTTCATCACCTCGGTGATGCACGAGGTGTTTCGCAGCGTACCGACCACCCTCAAGGAATCGGCCTACGCCCTGGGTGGCACGACCTGGGAAGTGGTCTGGGACATCGTCCTGCCCTACACCCGCTCGGCAGTCGTCGGTGGCGTGTTCCTCGGCCTCGGCCGGGCCCTGGGCGAGACCATGGCGGTGACCTTCGTTCTGGGTAACGCCCAACAGTTCTCCGCTTCGTTGCTGATGCCGAGCAGCTCCATTGCCTCGATCATCGCCAACGAGTTCAGCGAGGCCTACACCGACCTGCACCGCTCGGCGCTGATCGGCCTGGGTTTCCTGCTGTTTGTCGTGACCTTTTTCGTCCTGGCATTGGCGCGACTGATGCTCATGCGACTCTCACGCAAGGAAGGGCTATGA
- the pstS gene encoding phosphate ABC transporter substrate-binding protein PstS: MLLTKKRLSVLLASLCLSGVAHATDVTGAGSSFVYPVLSKWSQDYSKTSSNRINYQSIGSGGGIAQIKAATVDFGASDAPLSADELKAAGLGQFPSVIGGIVPVMNIDGVAAGQLKLDGESLAKIFLGEITTWNDPAIAALNPGLKLPGGKITVVHRSDGSGTSYNFTNYLAKASEGWKSKIGFGTTVPWPVGVGGKGNEGVSAYVKQIKNSIGYVEYAYALQNKMTHAQMKNASGKFVEPSAKAFQAAADTADWASAQDFNLIMTNAPGDAAWPITATTWIIMYKQPKNAEQSKAAFDFFKWSLEKGQQQAASLDYVALPDSLVKRIEGYWKSDFAH, translated from the coding sequence ATTTTGCTGACCAAAAAACGCTTGTCGGTCCTGCTGGCCTCCCTCTGCCTGAGCGGCGTCGCCCACGCTACCGATGTGACCGGTGCCGGTTCCAGCTTTGTCTATCCGGTACTGTCCAAGTGGTCCCAGGACTACAGCAAGACCTCCAGCAACCGCATCAACTACCAGTCGATCGGTTCGGGCGGCGGTATCGCTCAGATCAAGGCCGCTACCGTGGACTTCGGTGCTTCCGACGCCCCTCTGTCGGCTGACGAACTCAAGGCCGCAGGCCTGGGTCAGTTCCCCAGCGTCATCGGCGGTATCGTACCGGTGATGAACATCGACGGCGTTGCCGCCGGCCAACTCAAGCTCGACGGTGAAAGCCTGGCGAAGATTTTCCTGGGCGAGATCACCACCTGGAACGATCCTGCCATCGCGGCCCTCAACCCAGGCCTGAAGCTGCCTGGCGGCAAGATCACCGTCGTACACCGTTCCGATGGTTCGGGTACCTCGTACAACTTCACCAACTACCTGGCCAAGGCCAGCGAAGGCTGGAAATCCAAGATCGGCTTCGGCACCACCGTGCCATGGCCAGTGGGGGTTGGTGGCAAGGGCAACGAAGGTGTCTCGGCCTACGTGAAGCAGATCAAGAACTCGATCGGCTATGTCGAATACGCCTATGCCCTGCAGAACAAGATGACCCATGCCCAGATGAAGAACGCTTCCGGCAAGTTCGTCGAGCCTAGCGCCAAGGCGTTCCAGGCTGCGGCCGATACCGCCGACTGGGCCAGCGCCCAGGACTTCAACCTGATCATGACCAACGCTCCAGGCGATGCCGCATGGCCAATCACCGCCACCACCTGGATCATCATGTACAAGCAGCCGAAGAATGCCGAACAAAGCAAGGCCGCCTTCGACTTCTTCAAGTGGTCGCTGGAGAAGGGTCAGCAGCAAGCCGCCTCGCTGGACTACGTGGCCCTGCCCGACTCGCTGGTCAAGCGCATCGAAGGTTACTGGAAGTCTGACTTCGCCCATTGA